In one window of bacterium DNA:
- a CDS encoding FGGY-family carbohydrate kinase, translating to MILAIDLGSTSFKAAVFDSRLREVGGGGHRLLHRFGAGGQVELDVAVVETALRGALASARVATHDIQAIAITSQAQTFTVLDERGRAKGPFFSWQDRRSTAACEELKQKLPEFGEHTSFGNLGPSHQLSQIRHLQPGAKMRPIALPSYVLMLLTGETVTDNNMAAMSGLYSLPLKGWWPEALRGCGLREQQMSKVIPIGEVAAQTASAASRFGLKAGIPVVLAGNDQTAGGYAARLDTKESLLITLGTAQVAYACCRRMPPPRVGTIRGPYPGGRFYRMAADSCGGNVVNWAETVLAGCHDDAGFFREAQAAPAGSHGLVFDAALASGQGDWANLGLHHTRADLARSILEGLSRRMAELVKRLDLDLKGREVLAAGGGSLQPLWRKIVSDALGAKLVRTKANPLLGAARMAKEHV from the coding sequence ATGATTCTGGCGATAGATTTGGGTTCGACCTCGTTCAAGGCGGCGGTTTTTGACAGTCGGCTGCGCGAGGTCGGCGGCGGCGGGCATCGGTTGCTCCATCGTTTTGGTGCGGGCGGTCAGGTTGAGCTCGATGTCGCCGTGGTGGAGACGGCGCTGCGGGGTGCCTTGGCCTCAGCCCGGGTGGCCACGCATGACATTCAAGCCATCGCCATTACCAGTCAGGCCCAGACCTTCACGGTCTTGGATGAGCGTGGACGGGCAAAGGGGCCGTTTTTCTCCTGGCAGGACCGTCGTTCCACCGCCGCCTGTGAGGAGCTGAAACAGAAGCTGCCGGAGTTTGGGGAACATACCAGTTTCGGGAATCTGGGGCCTTCCCATCAGCTCAGTCAGATCCGGCATTTACAGCCCGGCGCCAAAATGAGGCCTATCGCCTTGCCCTCCTATGTGTTGATGTTGCTGACCGGCGAGACGGTTACCGATAATAATATGGCCGCCATGAGTGGCCTCTATTCCCTGCCGCTGAAGGGCTGGTGGCCTGAAGCCCTGCGCGGGTGCGGCTTGCGCGAGCAACAGATGTCGAAGGTGATCCCTATTGGAGAGGTGGCCGCGCAGACCGCCTCCGCGGCAAGCCGGTTCGGGCTTAAGGCTGGCATTCCGGTGGTGTTGGCCGGGAACGATCAGACGGCGGGGGGCTATGCCGCCCGCCTGGATACCAAAGAGTCCCTCCTGATCACCCTGGGCACGGCGCAGGTGGCCTATGCCTGTTGCCGGCGCATGCCGCCGCCGCGGGTGGGCACGATCCGGGGGCCTTATCCCGGCGGTCGGTTCTATCGCATGGCGGCGGACAGCTGTGGCGGCAATGTGGTGAACTGGGCTGAGACGGTGTTGGCCGGGTGTCACGATGATGCAGGGTTCTTCCGTGAGGCGCAAGCGGCCCCCGCCGGGAGTCACGGGCTGGTGTTTGATGCGGCGCTGGCCTCAGGGCAGGGGGACTGGGCGAACCTCGGGCTCCACCATACCCGGGCCGATCTGGCGCGCTCCATTCTTGAGGGACTCAGCCGCCGGATGGCGGAGTTGGTAAAGCGGCTGGATCTGGATCTAAAAGGACGCGAAGTACTGGCCGCCGGCGGGGGAAGCCTGCAACCGCTCTGGCGGAAGATCGTGTCGGACGCCCTGGGCGCCAAGCTCGTTCGTACCAAGGCCAATCCCCTTCTGGGTGCGGCCCGCATGGCGAAGGAGCACGTATGA
- a CDS encoding SDR family oxidoreductase has product MNVLESFSLKGKVALLTGGAGKYGRQIVAALAEAGAETYIASRNLEALEKVASEERARGYTVTALPLDLENEESIFKLHAEIMKRSGRMDVLINNAVIRSAMNGWDYPLADFDRSLHINASALFVITRLFAEEMKKQQSGSIINIGSMMGMVGIEMANYEGTDMNPNPSPIYFYEKGGMINFTRWAASMLGTYKVRVNCVSPGGYWEASQPEKFVRNYSARTQLGRMANDTDLKGIVVYLASDASVYLTGANIPVDGGYTAK; this is encoded by the coding sequence ATGAATGTACTTGAGAGTTTTTCGCTGAAGGGGAAAGTGGCGCTGTTGACCGGGGGTGCCGGTAAATACGGGCGGCAGATCGTGGCCGCCCTCGCCGAGGCCGGCGCTGAAACCTATATTGCCTCCCGCAATCTGGAGGCGCTGGAGAAGGTCGCTTCCGAGGAGCGCGCCAGGGGCTATACGGTCACGGCGCTTCCATTGGACTTGGAAAACGAAGAGTCGATTTTCAAGCTCCATGCCGAAATCATGAAGCGCAGCGGGAGAATGGATGTGCTGATCAATAACGCGGTTATCCGCTCCGCGATGAATGGCTGGGACTATCCCTTGGCGGATTTCGATCGCAGTTTGCATATCAATGCCTCCGCCCTGTTTGTCATCACCCGTCTTTTCGCTGAAGAGATGAAGAAGCAGCAAAGCGGCTCGATCATCAATATCGGGTCGATGATGGGCATGGTCGGCATTGAAATGGCGAATTATGAGGGGACGGACATGAATCCCAATCCCTCCCCCATCTATTTTTATGAAAAAGGGGGAATGATCAATTTCACACGCTGGGCGGCCAGCATGCTGGGCACCTATAAGGTCCGGGTGAATTGTGTGTCACCGGGCGGGTATTGGGAGGCCTCCCAGCCTGAGAAATTTGTAAGGAATTACAGCGCCAGAACGCAGCTGGGAAGAATGGCGAATGATACCGATTTGAAGGGGATTGTTGTCTACCTGGCGTCTGATGCCTCCGTGTATCTGACGGGTGCCAATATTCCTGTGGATGGCGGTTACACCGCGAAGTGA
- a CDS encoding AraC family transcriptional regulator: MKFDNLTPTHSSSGLASLTKDLHWVLSHALGHSHLLHVVHGARETPVPGFQQQGLHHHDDWELFFAMRGAMRFEVAGRPPETYAKGSILIAPPECLHAASELPQTDDLRVLVIHIPNKSRKTGVTDHHHHPMGLYSALSVDQFTKWTELLGDTPGSIIEKVAHLATGNTWEKEHALGLLRILLSTYAGMTTSIPDRHDSTEHRVSEALAFVLTHYCEASLSLPQVAAAAGLSVSRLSSIFRQSTGHSVRQAMIDIRLRRAMTLIKQSRYPLKEIAHLTGWSNQLYFSAAFRKRYARPPSSFRPPQRD; encoded by the coding sequence ATGAAATTCGACAATCTCACGCCAACCCATTCCTCTTCAGGGCTTGCCTCGCTCACCAAAGATTTACATTGGGTATTGAGTCACGCCCTCGGCCATTCCCACTTACTGCACGTGGTTCACGGCGCCCGCGAGACGCCCGTCCCCGGATTCCAGCAGCAGGGACTTCATCACCACGACGACTGGGAATTGTTCTTTGCGATGCGGGGGGCCATGCGTTTTGAAGTGGCGGGGCGCCCGCCTGAAACCTATGCCAAAGGCTCGATCCTGATCGCTCCTCCGGAATGCCTGCACGCCGCCAGTGAGTTGCCTCAAACGGATGATTTACGGGTATTAGTCATTCACATCCCCAATAAATCCAGAAAAACAGGAGTGACTGATCATCACCATCACCCCATGGGCCTCTATTCCGCGCTCTCGGTCGACCAATTCACGAAATGGACAGAACTTCTGGGAGACACCCCTGGCTCCATCATTGAAAAAGTGGCGCATCTTGCTACGGGAAACACCTGGGAGAAGGAACATGCCCTCGGGCTCTTGCGCATCCTTCTCTCCACTTATGCCGGGATGACTACTTCCATCCCGGACCGTCATGACTCCACCGAGCACCGGGTATCAGAAGCCCTGGCCTTCGTGCTCACCCACTATTGTGAGGCGAGCCTGTCGCTTCCCCAAGTGGCGGCGGCGGCGGGACTATCGGTCTCCCGCCTCAGCAGTATCTTCCGGCAATCCACCGGACATAGCGTCCGGCAGGCCATGATCGACATCCGGCTGCGCCGGGCCATGACGCTGATCAAACAGTCCCGGTATCCGCTCAAGGAAATCGCCCATTTGACAGGCTGGAGCAATCAACTCTATTTCTCAGCCGCCTTCAGGAAGCGTTACGCCCGCCCGCCCTCATCATTCCGGCCCCCTCAAAGAGACTAA
- a CDS encoding carbohydrate-binding family 9-like protein → MSILKKSKLVAIEAKRPVRLDGMLGDPVWKDAQAYPLSLSLPRLKQGATVQERGTVKAVWSRQHLYIGVDFQDSDVVAEGASDGLHHYSLGDTAEVFLWPEEYTWYWELYATPAGRQTSFFFPGGGRLGLPSHFCQNFRFKVKTHVEGVLNDWRIPDKGWSAELAVPVKALTALGEAWGPGSRWRILVSRYNYSRCLTRKELTMYPALPVDDFHARDHYAQLIFGSHKS, encoded by the coding sequence ATGAGCATCCTGAAGAAATCAAAACTGGTGGCCATTGAGGCCAAGCGTCCCGTGCGGTTGGATGGAATGTTAGGTGATCCCGTCTGGAAAGACGCGCAGGCCTATCCGCTGTCCTTATCCCTGCCCCGCCTCAAGCAGGGCGCGACCGTTCAGGAGCGCGGCACGGTAAAGGCCGTCTGGAGCCGGCAGCATCTCTATATCGGGGTTGATTTTCAGGATTCGGACGTGGTGGCCGAGGGGGCCAGTGACGGCCTGCACCATTACTCCCTGGGCGATACGGCAGAGGTGTTTCTGTGGCCCGAGGAGTACACCTGGTACTGGGAGCTCTACGCCACGCCGGCCGGCCGGCAGACTTCGTTTTTCTTTCCGGGCGGGGGGCGGCTCGGCCTGCCAAGCCATTTTTGCCAGAATTTCCGGTTTAAAGTTAAGACCCATGTGGAGGGAGTCTTGAACGACTGGCGCATACCGGACAAAGGGTGGTCGGCCGAGCTGGCGGTCCCCGTGAAGGCACTCACGGCGCTGGGCGAAGCCTGGGGGCCCGGCAGTCGCTGGCGGATCCTCGTCTCCCGCTACAATTATTCGCGGTGTCTGACGCGGAAGGAACTGACCATGTATCCGGCCTTGCCGGTTGATGATTTTCATGCGCGCGACCATTATGCGCAACTGATATTCGGGTCACATAAATCTTAA
- a CDS encoding MFS transporter: protein MSEMGKQGKIGVGIVLAIAGLYFFSYFQRVAVPGSIFNDIQSEFLMTASEVTKLSAIYLFLYAAMQPFAGYMADRWGGIKVVLVSGVLFVIGSTLFPLACGKWGLYGSRALVGLGSSTMYLCMVKETDHYFSSKNFAPVFGLLCVLGSCGGLVGTRPFRMLVEHIGWRHSCMAVAVATGVVLILAWLIMRQVEREVPVKSNAHLFHSVVGVFKNKLNYPILGTIPLCFGIYFSIQATIGPKFLQDFCGLSSLASSNFTFAMMLSMLTVMLFSGLVSKQLGSRRKGFLVFNSVATMVAMLTIVLGIVFKLPPAIFLCAFVLSAAAAGCTPVNAAFMKELNPPGNVAVSIGIFNTVTYAMVALMAQGVGQVLDHFKASAVVVNKVMVYPPAAYLALFGILLGVSIWAFTMSLYSRETHGLNINGK from the coding sequence ATGAGTGAAATGGGAAAACAGGGAAAAATTGGGGTAGGGATAGTCTTGGCGATCGCCGGTTTGTACTTCTTTTCATATTTTCAGCGGGTGGCGGTCCCGGGGTCCATCTTCAATGATATTCAGTCTGAATTCCTGATGACGGCGTCAGAGGTGACGAAGCTCAGCGCCATCTATCTTTTTTTATATGCCGCCATGCAGCCCTTTGCCGGATATATGGCCGACCGTTGGGGTGGCATCAAAGTCGTATTGGTGAGCGGGGTGCTGTTTGTGATTGGCTCCACGCTGTTCCCGTTAGCCTGTGGCAAGTGGGGCTTGTATGGGAGTCGGGCGTTGGTGGGATTAGGGTCCAGCACCATGTATTTGTGCATGGTCAAGGAAACCGATCATTATTTCAGCAGCAAGAACTTTGCGCCGGTATTCGGGCTGCTCTGTGTCCTGGGGTCTTGCGGGGGGCTGGTCGGCACCCGGCCGTTCCGGATGCTGGTGGAGCACATCGGCTGGCGTCATTCCTGTATGGCGGTGGCCGTGGCGACGGGAGTGGTGCTGATTCTGGCCTGGCTCATCATGCGGCAGGTGGAACGTGAAGTGCCCGTCAAATCCAATGCCCACCTGTTTCACAGCGTGGTAGGGGTGTTTAAAAATAAACTCAACTACCCCATTCTGGGCACGATCCCCCTGTGTTTTGGGATTTATTTCAGTATTCAAGCCACCATCGGGCCGAAATTCCTTCAGGATTTCTGCGGACTCTCCTCGCTGGCCTCCTCAAACTTCACGTTCGCCATGATGCTGTCGATGCTGACGGTAATGCTGTTTTCGGGGCTGGTCAGCAAGCAGTTGGGTAGCCGGCGAAAGGGTTTTCTCGTGTTTAACAGCGTCGCCACGATGGTGGCGATGCTGACGATCGTGCTCGGGATTGTTTTCAAGTTGCCGCCGGCCATTTTCCTGTGCGCCTTTGTCCTGTCGGCGGCCGCCGCCGGCTGCACCCCGGTGAATGCCGCCTTTATGAAGGAGCTCAATCCGCCCGGAAATGTCGCCGTTTCGATCGGCATCTTCAATACCGTGACGTACGCCATGGTGGCGCTTATGGCGCAGGGAGTAGGGCAAGTCCTCGATCACTTCAAGGCCAGCGCCGTGGTGGTCAACAAGGTGATGGTCTACCCGCCGGCGGCCTATCTGGCCTTATTTGGCATCCTGTTGGGGGTGTCCATCTGGGCCTTCACGATGTCGCTCTATAGCCGTGAAACCCACGGGTTGAACATCAACGGAAAATGA
- a CDS encoding MFS transporter — translation MTDLQPSPLVGAGAGGDPGAKTFHCGTLTYTKLGLVGLFAWLLWGGFCFTLMESVEPRVLPLKLKSLGCSNWLMALIMTSAPGVLNMTICPYISFKSDRYRSKWGRRIPFIASTMPFLCLCLVLIGWGDEFSVLLQRHSQFAQQFAPATVTIALISFFVVMFAFFNMFVGSVFYYLFNDVVPPQFLGRFFGYFRIVGNAAGAIFNYFIFRYAESHMREIFTGAAILYFVGFTLMCLMVKEGKYPPITEEKAKQNKGFSGIRTFFKESFGDSFYWLMFLANSTTAIGGCIGTFMVFFNKDMGLSLDQMGKLGAIGMVVSIVAVYFFAVFIDRWHPLRITVYLSIFSTIGALMGWVWIFVSLPGNVFFWLSLSGVLTAAFQTGLSNAGSMPLLMRVFPQSRFGQFCSARALIQSLCVIVFSILAGLYIDVVRYFCHGSDFAYRWIFAWTTVCMLAYTGFSILVYVKWYQLGGDAHFHPPASWNENKHEEIPIVTTVGPQTRWLKIAMWVFDGIMALSALGIPCLMVWMKHEGLMRAFWWHGWLLLPLSLGIWAYWGLIRKSILRDMARVRANEPLRNGIPHHGVILVMGIKYLVVQLVWIGQVVVTVNMKLESSAIVFTLASLIVDVMLVGAIHLLCRIERGYSTTLDANLAEAAP, via the coding sequence ATGACTGATCTTCAACCATCACCATTGGTCGGGGCTGGTGCCGGGGGTGACCCCGGCGCCAAGACCTTCCATTGCGGCACGCTGACCTATACGAAACTGGGGCTGGTGGGCTTGTTTGCCTGGCTGCTCTGGGGTGGGTTCTGTTTTACCCTGATGGAAAGCGTGGAGCCCCGCGTGCTTCCCTTGAAGTTGAAATCGCTGGGATGTTCGAACTGGCTGATGGCGTTGATCATGACTTCAGCGCCAGGCGTTCTGAACATGACCATCTGCCCCTATATCAGTTTCAAGAGCGATCGCTACCGGAGCAAGTGGGGGCGGCGAATCCCCTTTATTGCCTCGACCATGCCATTCCTGTGCCTCTGTCTGGTGCTGATTGGCTGGGGTGATGAATTTTCAGTCCTGCTGCAGCGCCATTCCCAGTTTGCTCAACAATTTGCCCCGGCTACCGTCACAATCGCCTTGATCTCGTTTTTTGTAGTGATGTTCGCATTCTTTAACATGTTTGTCGGGTCGGTTTTCTATTATCTCTTTAACGATGTCGTTCCACCCCAGTTCTTGGGCCGATTTTTCGGGTATTTCAGAATCGTGGGTAATGCCGCGGGTGCGATCTTCAATTACTTTATCTTCAGATATGCTGAATCGCATATGCGGGAAATCTTCACCGGAGCCGCTATCCTGTACTTTGTCGGGTTTACCCTGATGTGTCTGATGGTTAAAGAGGGCAAGTATCCGCCTATCACCGAGGAGAAGGCCAAGCAGAATAAAGGATTTTCCGGGATCAGAACATTTTTCAAGGAATCCTTCGGGGATTCGTTCTATTGGTTGATGTTTTTAGCCAACTCAACCACCGCGATCGGTGGTTGCATCGGTACCTTCATGGTTTTTTTCAATAAAGACATGGGGTTGTCGCTGGACCAGATGGGGAAGCTGGGGGCCATTGGCATGGTGGTGTCCATTGTGGCGGTGTATTTCTTCGCTGTATTCATTGACCGCTGGCATCCCCTGCGCATCACGGTATACCTGTCGATATTCTCGACTATTGGCGCCTTGATGGGGTGGGTGTGGATCTTCGTCTCCCTCCCGGGGAATGTATTTTTCTGGCTTTCCCTCAGCGGGGTGCTGACCGCGGCATTTCAAACAGGGCTCAGCAATGCCGGATCTATGCCGCTTTTAATGCGGGTTTTTCCCCAGTCCCGGTTTGGACAGTTCTGTTCAGCCCGGGCACTGATCCAGTCGCTTTGCGTCATTGTCTTCAGCATTCTGGCGGGGTTGTACATTGATGTGGTGCGGTACTTTTGCCATGGGTCTGATTTTGCCTATCGTTGGATTTTTGCATGGACCACGGTCTGCATGCTGGCCTACACCGGCTTTAGTATTTTGGTGTATGTGAAGTGGTATCAACTGGGAGGGGACGCCCATTTCCATCCGCCGGCGTCCTGGAATGAAAATAAACATGAGGAAATCCCCATTGTCACCACGGTTGGCCCGCAAACCCGCTGGCTCAAGATCGCCATGTGGGTGTTTGATGGGATCATGGCCCTGTCGGCGCTCGGCATTCCTTGCCTCATGGTCTGGATGAAACATGAAGGCCTGATGAGGGCCTTCTGGTGGCATGGCTGGCTCTTGTTGCCTCTTTCATTGGGAATCTGGGCCTACTGGGGCCTTATCCGGAAAAGTATTCTCAGGGACATGGCGCGGGTTCGCGCCAATGAGCCGCTACGGAACGGGATTCCCCACCACGGCGTGATCCTGGTCATGGGCATCAAATACCTGGTGGTGCAACTGGTCTGGATCGGCCAGGTAGTGGTTACCGTGAATATGAAGTTGGAATCCAGCGCCATCGTGTTTACTCTGGCGAGTCTGATTGTAGATGTGATGCTGGTGGGGGCGATCCATTTATTGTGCCGGATTGAGCGTGGCTATTCCACAACACTGGACGCAAATTTAGCCGAAGCCGCGCCCTGA
- a CDS encoding aldolase/citrate lyase family protein has translation MSTLKMRPSKVLKKLRAGEVVNCFKLNLADARAMEIAALAGFDCLWPDMEHVPNDYSVIEKGVWAAKCHDVDVMVRVPRGSYSDYIRPLEMDASGIMVPHIMGLADAKAVVRMTRFHPIGLRPVDGGNADGAYCGIEFTEYLKQANEQRFLVVQIEDPEPLAELEAIAALPGIDMLFFGPGDFSQSIGAPGVWDHPRLLETRRRVAEVARAHGKFAGTVGSTANMNELIAMGYQFLNLGADVVGLSQYCNAIMAECDKRPAAEVKSIYGGK, from the coding sequence ATGAGTACTCTTAAGATGCGTCCTAGTAAGGTGTTGAAGAAGCTCCGGGCTGGAGAAGTGGTTAATTGTTTCAAGCTTAATCTGGCGGATGCGCGCGCCATGGAAATTGCGGCCTTGGCGGGCTTCGACTGCCTCTGGCCGGACATGGAGCATGTGCCCAATGATTACTCCGTGATTGAGAAGGGGGTCTGGGCGGCCAAGTGCCATGATGTGGATGTAATGGTCCGCGTCCCGCGCGGCAGTTACAGTGACTATATCCGGCCGCTGGAGATGGATGCGTCCGGCATCATGGTGCCGCACATCATGGGGTTGGCGGATGCAAAGGCCGTGGTGCGGATGACCCGGTTTCATCCGATCGGCCTGCGTCCTGTGGATGGCGGTAATGCCGATGGTGCCTATTGTGGCATTGAGTTTACGGAGTATTTGAAGCAGGCCAATGAGCAACGATTTCTGGTGGTCCAGATCGAAGACCCGGAACCGCTGGCGGAGTTGGAGGCCATCGCGGCCTTGCCGGGCATTGATATGCTGTTCTTCGGGCCGGGTGACTTCAGTCAGAGTATCGGGGCCCCCGGTGTCTGGGATCATCCCCGGCTGCTGGAAACACGTCGCAGGGTGGCCGAGGTGGCGCGGGCGCATGGCAAGTTTGCCGGCACCGTCGGGTCCACGGCCAACATGAATGAATTGATTGCGATGGGGTACCAGTTCCTGAATCTGGGGGCTGACGTGGTCGGGTTGTCGCAATACTGCAACGCGATCATGGCTGAATGCGACAAGCGCCCGGCGGCTGAGGTCAAAAGTATTTATGGTGGGAAATAG
- a CDS encoding Gfo/Idh/MocA family oxidoreductase, whose protein sequence is MSLVTNPDHIRLGIIGMTEGNGHPFSWSAMFNGYDRSAMMAECPFAGIPVYLNKEPSETLRITGATVTHIYCDQRPDAEKVAKCSLIPQVVDKPEDFIGKVDAVIIATDIGSEHVRRARPFVEAGLPVFIDKPLCDNQKDLGLFRKWIVDEAKPVMSSSCMRYAKEFAPYHRRTQELGQLRFVSMPMAKKWETYGIHALESIYPIVGPGFETIQNLGTAERNVVHMTHRRGIDIVIGCIKDIQYGGALNLGGTAGNITLTSQDTFYAFKAQLQAFVDFLRSGKYPFPFSETDELMRLVIGGIESREAGGKVVEIGRGKDF, encoded by the coding sequence ATGAGTCTTGTTACAAATCCGGATCACATTCGCCTGGGCATCATCGGCATGACAGAAGGCAACGGTCATCCGTTCAGCTGGAGCGCCATGTTTAATGGCTATGACCGCAGTGCCATGATGGCGGAATGTCCGTTTGCCGGGATTCCGGTTTATTTGAACAAGGAGCCTTCGGAGACGCTGCGGATCACGGGGGCCACGGTGACGCACATCTATTGTGACCAGCGACCGGATGCGGAGAAAGTGGCGAAGTGTTCCCTCATCCCGCAGGTAGTTGATAAACCTGAAGATTTTATCGGGAAAGTGGACGCGGTGATTATTGCCACCGATATCGGCAGTGAACACGTCAGGCGGGCCCGGCCGTTTGTTGAAGCCGGGCTGCCGGTATTCATCGACAAGCCGCTGTGTGATAATCAGAAAGATCTGGGCCTCTTCCGGAAATGGATTGTTGATGAAGCTAAGCCGGTGATGTCCTCCAGTTGCATGCGGTACGCCAAGGAATTCGCGCCTTACCACCGGCGCACGCAGGAATTGGGGCAGCTCCGGTTTGTGTCCATGCCGATGGCTAAGAAATGGGAGACCTATGGCATCCATGCGCTGGAGTCGATCTATCCGATTGTCGGGCCCGGGTTTGAGACGATTCAGAACCTGGGGACGGCGGAACGGAATGTGGTCCATATGACGCACCGGCGCGGGATAGATATCGTGATCGGTTGTATCAAGGACATCCAGTATGGCGGTGCCCTGAACCTGGGCGGAACGGCGGGGAACATCACGCTTACGTCCCAGGATACGTTTTATGCGTTTAAAGCCCAGTTACAGGCGTTTGTCGACTTCCTCCGTTCCGGGAAATACCCCTTCCCGTTCAGTGAAACCGATGAACTGATGAGATTGGTGATCGGCGGCATTGAAAGCCGGGAAGCTGGCGGCAAGGTGGTCGAGATTGGGCGCGGAAAGGATTTTTGA
- a CDS encoding transposase: MTGDQSASPAHSSSLRGYRSYGRSGCWFVTKCLEPRRPLLVAGVAEKIADAFVWYANQDKLPVAAFVVMPDHWHLMFHTVGGDDVVMFMRKACHWISRQTRVALQEGGAAWQDGFHETRIRTSRQFQFVRNYIENNPVRKEWTSSAAEWQWSSAHPKYKHIVPLDWPVQFDKED; the protein is encoded by the coding sequence ATGACTGGCGATCAATCTGCGAGCCCAGCCCACTCGTCCAGCTTGCGTGGCTATCGAAGTTATGGCCGAAGCGGGTGTTGGTTTGTTACAAAATGTCTTGAGCCCCGTCGCCCACTTCTTGTAGCAGGTGTTGCAGAAAAAATTGCAGATGCTTTCGTTTGGTATGCCAATCAAGACAAACTTCCCGTCGCCGCCTTTGTCGTCATGCCTGATCACTGGCACTTGATGTTTCATACGGTTGGAGGGGATGATGTCGTCATGTTCATGCGGAAAGCATGTCATTGGATCAGCCGACAAACCCGGGTCGCGCTCCAAGAAGGTGGCGCAGCGTGGCAGGATGGATTTCATGAGACGCGGATCCGAACATCCCGCCAGTTTCAGTTTGTGCGGAATTATATTGAGAATAACCCTGTAAGGAAAGAATGGACCAGTTCAGCCGCTGAGTGGCAATGGTCATCCGCACATCCGAAGTACAAACACATCGTCCCTCTGGACTGGCCTGTACAATTCGACAAGGAAGACTGA
- a CDS encoding amidohydrolase family protein: MKTLCIENVKLVLPGRKILPGRIVVEDGKIRSLGPDAEVPAGATVVQGQGRLLTPGLIDMHTHGFQTFLYERGPEDLLAAGRELGRVGTTTILPTVVPNGARDWLDKLARLESCLKDIQGVSIPGFHLEGPFMALRGAACELVPGDVGWLNELVAAAKNRITVMSISPDTPNIIPVIERLRELGIVAFVTHTCATVAQTQAAIDAGARHATHFYDVFPIGPVVDPGVRPAGVVETFLADSRATVDVIPDGCHVHPVVIQMAIQAKGWQGVSAITDSNIGAGLPPGEYPTPWGFPVRVEPGRGARNADPAHRGYGTLAGSALTMDVAMSNLNKWIKLPPAKIWAMGTANPARVLGLKAKGNLVAGAEADLVLWDADKMAALTWVNGELVFER; this comes from the coding sequence ATGAAAACATTATGTATTGAGAATGTGAAGCTGGTTCTGCCGGGGCGCAAGATCCTGCCGGGCCGGATTGTAGTTGAGGACGGTAAGATTCGTTCGCTTGGACCCGATGCAGAAGTGCCGGCAGGAGCGACAGTGGTGCAAGGGCAGGGGCGGTTGCTGACCCCGGGGCTGATCGACATGCATACGCATGGGTTCCAAACCTTTTTATACGAGCGGGGTCCTGAAGATCTGCTGGCCGCAGGACGTGAATTGGGGCGGGTGGGGACGACGACGATCCTGCCCACGGTGGTGCCGAACGGCGCGCGGGACTGGCTTGATAAGCTGGCGCGCCTGGAGTCGTGTCTGAAAGATATTCAGGGCGTCAGTATTCCCGGGTTCCATCTGGAAGGGCCGTTCATGGCCCTGCGGGGTGCCGCCTGCGAACTTGTTCCGGGCGATGTCGGCTGGCTTAATGAGCTGGTGGCGGCCGCCAAAAACCGGATAACGGTGATGTCTATCAGTCCGGATACACCCAACATCATTCCGGTCATCGAGCGCCTGCGCGAACTCGGGATTGTGGCCTTTGTCACCCATACCTGCGCCACAGTAGCCCAGACGCAGGCGGCCATCGATGCCGGGGCGCGGCATGCAACCCACTTTTATGATGTATTTCCCATTGGTCCCGTGGTGGATCCCGGAGTGAGGCCGGCGGGGGTGGTGGAAACCTTCCTGGCGGATTCCCGGGCGACGGTGGATGTGATTCCGGATGGGTGTCATGTGCATCCCGTGGTCATTCAGATGGCGATTCAGGCCAAGGGCTGGCAGGGAGTTTCGGCCATTACGGACAGCAATATCGGGGCCGGTCTGCCACCGGGCGAGTATCCGACCCCCTGGGGCTTTCCGGTCCGCGTGGAGCCCGGTCGCGGGGCGCGCAACGCCGACCCGGCGCATCGCGGGTATGGGACGCTGGCTGGAAGCGCGCTGACCATGGATGTCGCCATGAGCAACCTCAACAAGTGGATCAAGTTGCCGCCGGCGAAAATATGGGCGATGGGCACGGCGAATCCGGCCCGGGTGCTCGGGTTGAAGGCCAAAGGCAACCTGGTGGCCGGAGCTGAAGCCGATTTGGTTTTATGGGATGCGGACAAAATGGCCGCACTCACGTGGGTTAACGGAGAGTTAGTGTTCGAACGATAA